A genomic stretch from Chloroflexota bacterium includes:
- a CDS encoding immune inhibitor A: MEGRTFNNGTLGRCVVASTLLTALLLLAALAACRSQPPQPAPGAAPSPTAVPAPNPDRETPVPAEAPALALKPSLSPTAPAAGQPPTLVAPAHFAPPPPSDLIALARRFRPGQDARLAVAPVLGPADVGRVEDFWVVDLARQRIEKVRATLRLVTPHALWYTAAGVNADSAQLEELAAQFEERVYPSVSQATLGRVPERSTEGFGAPAAMLITPLSGAAGYFSSGDYYTPGVFPYSNGRPMLYLDARVVRAGPGAFRSLTGHEYQHLLHHLADPTEHTWVNEGISEVTAGLVARGRAVTPPGFRDEVSLTNWPRFGSGVGRHYNAAHLFFIYFTQRYGIDALAPLVARPEDGAAGIKAYLREAGHDVTFAQLFMDWSTANLLGERAPMPYGYADDSPLSLLSPPRALSPDQRLSGSVAPFATGYVRLDVPASGGLLRFSGDPTAAILDTSPYSGQACWWSNRGDSSHSRLTHEFDLSQVSSAALTFRMWHNLEELWDYLYVTASADGGETWRVLPGTHTVTDDPIGATYGPGITGQSQGWVVERVDLTPFTGASVLVSFEQVLDAAISLDGACIDDIAVPEIGFFDDAETGGDWSADGFVRTGNVLPQRFGVRLVIDRGEGNVTVTDVPLDAMNAGSLPIPALAPGESATVLVASLTPHTRLPADYELRLVTQPS; this comes from the coding sequence ATGGAAGGCCGCACATTCAACAACGGGACCTTGGGGCGGTGCGTGGTGGCATCGACGCTCTTGACCGCTCTGCTGCTTCTCGCGGCCCTCGCGGCGTGCCGGTCCCAGCCGCCCCAGCCCGCGCCCGGCGCCGCCCCGTCACCCACCGCGGTGCCCGCTCCCAACCCGGACCGCGAGACGCCCGTACCCGCCGAAGCGCCGGCCCTCGCCCTCAAGCCGTCCCTGTCGCCGACGGCCCCCGCCGCCGGGCAGCCGCCAACGTTGGTCGCGCCCGCGCATTTCGCTCCCCCGCCGCCCAGTGACCTCATTGCCCTCGCCCGCCGCTTCCGTCCCGGCCAGGACGCCCGCCTCGCCGTCGCCCCCGTCCTCGGCCCGGCCGACGTCGGCCGCGTAGAGGACTTCTGGGTCGTAGACCTCGCCCGCCAGCGCATAGAGAAGGTGCGGGCAACCCTCCGGCTCGTGACGCCCCACGCCCTCTGGTACACCGCCGCCGGCGTGAACGCCGATAGCGCCCAGCTCGAAGAGTTGGCCGCCCAGTTCGAGGAGCGCGTCTACCCCTCCGTCTCGCAGGCCACCCTCGGCCGCGTCCCGGAGCGGTCAACCGAGGGCTTCGGCGCCCCGGCCGCCATGCTCATCACCCCCCTCAGCGGCGCGGCCGGCTACTTCTCCTCCGGCGACTACTACACCCCGGGCGTCTTCCCCTACAGCAACGGCCGTCCCATGCTCTACCTGGACGCCCGCGTCGTCCGTGCTGGCCCCGGCGCCTTCCGCAGCCTCACCGGCCACGAGTACCAGCACCTGCTCCACCACCTCGCTGACCCCACGGAGCACACCTGGGTGAATGAGGGCATCTCGGAGGTCACCGCCGGCCTCGTCGCCCGCGGGCGCGCCGTCACGCCGCCCGGCTTCCGGGATGAGGTTTCCCTCACCAACTGGCCTCGCTTCGGCAGCGGCGTCGGCAGGCACTACAACGCCGCCCACCTCTTCTTCATCTACTTCACCCAGCGCTACGGCATAGACGCCCTCGCCCCCCTCGTCGCCCGCCCGGAGGACGGCGCCGCCGGCATCAAGGCCTACCTCCGCGAAGCCGGCCACGACGTGACTTTCGCCCAGCTCTTCATGGACTGGTCGACCGCCAACCTCCTCGGCGAACGCGCCCCCATGCCCTACGGCTACGCCGACGACTCCCCCCTGTCGCTCCTGTCCCCGCCGCGCGCCCTCTCCCCGGATCAGCGCCTCAGCGGCAGCGTCGCCCCCTTCGCCACCGGCTACGTCCGCCTCGACGTCCCCGCGTCCGGCGGCCTGCTGCGCTTCTCCGGCGACCCCACCGCCGCCATCCTCGACACGTCGCCCTACAGCGGCCAAGCCTGCTGGTGGAGCAACCGCGGCGACTCCTCCCACTCGCGCCTCACCCACGAGTTCGACCTGTCGCAGGTATCCTCCGCCGCGCTGACCTTCCGCATGTGGCACAACCTGGAGGAGCTGTGGGACTACCTCTACGTGACTGCATCCGCCGACGGCGGCGAGACCTGGCGCGTCCTCCCCGGCACGCACACCGTCACAGACGACCCCATCGGTGCGACGTACGGCCCCGGCATCACCGGCCAGAGCCAGGGCTGGGTGGTGGAGCGCGTGGACCTCACCCCCTTCACCGGCGCAAGCGTCCTCGTCTCCTTTGAGCAGGTGCTGGACGCCGCCATCAGCCTCGACGGCGCATGCATTGACGACATCGCCGTCCCGGAGATCGGCTTCTTCGACGACGCCGAGACCGGCGGCGACTGGTCGGCCGACGGCTTTGTGCGCACCGGCAACGTCCTTCCCCAACGCTTCGGCGTCCGCCTCGTCATCGACCGCGGCGAGGGCAACGTCACCGTCACTGACGTGCCTCTGGACGCCATGAACGCCGGTAGTCTGCCCATCCCTGCCCTCGCCCCTGGCGAGTCCGCCACCGTCCTCGTGGCCTCGCTCACGCCCCACACCCGCCTGCCCGCGGACTACGAGCTGCGCCTTGTGACACAACCGTCATAG
- a CDS encoding cytochrome c oxidase assembly protein, producing the protein MTFWNTWTFDPFTLAGLLVLIALYTRGLWRSRGRSGDLFPWWRPTAFYTGWSALLLGAVSPVDGLSDDLFLMHMIQHMLMMMVGPPLILVGAPVVPALRGLPRILRDDLAIPLLQMRRVRKALNFLASPLTAWLVFVFTVWIWHIPALYNEAVTNEALHFLQHMMFVSAAVFFWWTAIDPVPLKPRLSYALRLLYLFLATLQSTALAAIITLSEDVLYTYYLGVPRLWGLTPGEDQMIAGLIMWIPGAGIYFTVLTILFFVMLHRDDQRMRRLEGRAVSGPRRW; encoded by the coding sequence ATGACCTTCTGGAACACGTGGACCTTTGATCCGTTTACGCTGGCGGGGCTGCTTGTCCTGATTGCGCTCTATACTCGCGGGTTATGGCGCAGCCGGGGGCGTTCAGGCGACCTCTTTCCATGGTGGCGGCCGACCGCGTTCTACACCGGGTGGAGCGCGCTGTTGCTCGGGGCGGTCTCGCCCGTCGACGGGCTCTCCGACGACCTCTTCCTGATGCACATGATCCAGCACATGCTGATGATGATGGTGGGGCCGCCGCTGATTCTGGTTGGCGCGCCAGTGGTGCCGGCGCTGCGGGGGCTGCCGCGTATCCTTCGCGACGACCTGGCGATTCCGCTGCTGCAGATGCGCCGGGTGCGGAAGGCGCTGAACTTCCTGGCGTCGCCGCTTACGGCATGGCTGGTCTTCGTGTTCACTGTATGGATCTGGCACATCCCGGCGCTGTACAACGAGGCGGTGACGAACGAGGCGCTGCACTTCCTGCAACACATGATGTTCGTCAGCGCGGCGGTGTTCTTCTGGTGGACGGCCATCGATCCGGTGCCGCTCAAGCCGAGACTCTCGTACGCGCTGCGGCTGCTGTACCTCTTTCTGGCGACGCTGCAGAGCACGGCGCTGGCGGCGATCATCACGCTGTCTGAGGACGTGCTGTACACGTATTACCTGGGCGTGCCACGGCTGTGGGGGCTAACGCCGGGGGAGGACCAGATGATTGCGGGGCTGATCATGTGGATACCGGGGGCGGGCATCTACTTCACGGTGTTGACGATACTGTTCTTTGTCATGCTGCACCGGGACGACCAGCGGATGCGGCGGCTGGAGGGGCGGGCGGTGAGCGGGCCGCGACGGTGGTAG
- a CDS encoding VOC family protein, which translates to MELGAFSVSLAVKDIEASRDFYTKLGFVIIGGDQAENWLILQNGAATIGLFQGMFDKNILTFNPGWNADAQKLDAFTDIRSIQRQIKGQGIALISEANETTAGPDSFVLEDPDGNPILFDQHV; encoded by the coding sequence ATGGAACTGGGTGCATTCTCGGTCAGCCTCGCCGTCAAGGACATAGAGGCGTCACGCGACTTCTACACCAAGCTGGGATTCGTGATCATCGGCGGTGACCAGGCCGAGAACTGGCTCATCCTCCAGAACGGCGCCGCAACCATCGGCCTCTTCCAGGGCATGTTCGACAAGAACATCCTGACCTTCAACCCCGGCTGGAACGCCGACGCCCAAAAGCTCGACGCCTTCACCGACATCCGCAGCATCCAGCGCCAGATCAAGGGCCAGGGCATCGCCCTCATCAGCGAGGCCAACGAGACCACCGCCGGTCCCGACAGCTTCGTCCTCGAAGACCCCGACGGCAACCCTATCCTCTTCGACCAGCACGTCTAA
- a CDS encoding VOC family protein yields MPLNVYLNFNGNCREVFEFYRSVFGGEFNYLGTFRELPEDMGVPEDEMDNVLHVSFDIGGTTLMGSDVPSNWGMPIEMGNNFSISLQTESREQTEDLFAKISEGGNVTMPLGDMFWGDYFGACSDKFGINWMVSNTDAQASS; encoded by the coding sequence ATGCCTCTCAACGTGTATCTGAACTTCAACGGCAACTGCCGCGAGGTCTTCGAGTTCTACCGGTCCGTGTTTGGGGGAGAGTTCAACTACCTGGGGACCTTCCGCGAGCTGCCCGAGGACATGGGCGTACCAGAAGATGAGATGGACAACGTTTTGCACGTGTCGTTCGACATTGGGGGAACGACCCTGATGGGCAGCGACGTGCCGAGCAACTGGGGCATGCCCATCGAGATGGGCAACAACTTCTCCATCTCGCTGCAAACCGAGAGCCGGGAGCAGACGGAAGACCTCTTCGCCAAGATCTCCGAGGGCGGCAACGTCACCATGCCGCTGGGAGACATGTTCTGGGGCGACTACTTCGGCGCTTGCTCGGACAAGTTCGGGATCAACTGGATGGTCAGCAACACCGATGCGCAGGCGTCCTCGTAG
- a CDS encoding radical SAM protein, protein MSHHAKYMDTQCRTALNRVRGMGFRWSLNPYRGCVHGCHYCFARRYNAFNDLNPSDDFSGLVFVKSNIVDVLRAELSRPSWPRDVVAIGTATDPYQPIEGARRLTRGCLEALAERRTPLQLVTKGTLVQRDVDVLADACRRAGASVSFSITTLDPDLWRDLEPGTPPPWKRLQVMERLVAAGVRAGVLLAPVVPGVTDSHESLAAVVEAAAAHGAHFLHPNVLHLQPGTREHFMDYLSRRNPRLHYAYQRLYTEPFAPNALRRDVEGRVSELMDTHGLRQRRHDWWQPPQPARQLALAGV, encoded by the coding sequence ATGTCCCATCATGCCAAGTACATGGACACACAGTGCCGCACCGCGCTCAACCGCGTCCGCGGCATGGGGTTCCGTTGGTCGCTCAACCCCTACCGCGGCTGCGTCCACGGCTGCCACTACTGCTTCGCCCGCCGCTACAACGCCTTCAACGACCTCAATCCCTCCGACGACTTCTCCGGCCTCGTCTTCGTCAAATCCAACATCGTCGACGTCCTCCGCGCCGAGCTCTCCCGCCCCTCGTGGCCCCGCGATGTCGTCGCCATCGGCACCGCCACTGACCCCTACCAGCCCATCGAGGGCGCCCGCCGCCTCACCCGCGGCTGCCTCGAGGCCCTCGCCGAGCGTCGCACCCCGCTCCAGCTCGTCACCAAGGGCACCCTCGTGCAGCGCGACGTCGATGTCCTCGCAGACGCCTGCCGTCGCGCGGGCGCGTCCGTCTCCTTCAGCATCACCACCCTCGACCCGGACCTCTGGCGCGATCTCGAACCCGGCACCCCGCCTCCGTGGAAGCGCCTGCAGGTGATGGAGCGGCTCGTCGCCGCAGGCGTTCGCGCCGGCGTCCTCCTCGCCCCCGTCGTGCCCGGCGTCACTGACAGCCATGAGAGCCTCGCCGCCGTCGTAGAGGCCGCCGCCGCTCACGGTGCCCACTTCCTCCACCCCAACGTCCTCCACCTCCAACCCGGCACGCGGGAACACTTCATGGACTACCTCTCCCGGCGCAACCCCAGGCTGCACTACGCCTACCAGCGCCTCTACACCGAGCCCTTCGCGCCCAACGCCCTCCGCCGCGATGTCGAAGGCCGCGTGTCGGAGCTCATGGACACCCACGGCCTCCGGCAGCGCCGCCACGATTGGTGGCAGCCCCCGCAGCCGGCACGGCAGCTCGCCCTCGCCGGCGTATAG